Proteins from a genomic interval of Garra rufa chromosome 4, GarRuf1.0, whole genome shotgun sequence:
- the LOC141333292 gene encoding uncharacterized protein produces the protein MVLSSSQQLVMAFTAVLLVFVLFPRMFGGGSSRDGQSFDPRISRKGPGPGLGSGSVKSQQQFHRNAAPQMSQSVENMQQMKKLMEQELKSDKFKSNNNKGYVFTLMPIYAIGVGLFAAYKFLKIKSASDSEAQKAKTTRGVKKSAETENQLNELEQRLAQTEKMLNSILTQLDPLTNCVKSVAMEQKNEIMSQLQCIRQIMKKRGMECPNIRIEEPTCERNLDRLIETLAAAEALPETRVESRTHAETQPHDQRELRPESEGEDEDEENKPTAEEEDVGSESDSSMPSLEDSADVGLDDPAVAQKLPEELAAGLRRRNRLE, from the exons ATGGTGCTGTCCTCCTCGCAGCAGCTCGTTATGGCTTTCACCGCGGTGCTGCTGGTGTTCGTGTTGTTTCCGCGCATGTTCGGCGGCGGAAGCAGCAGAGACGGTCAGTCTTTTGACCCGCGGATCAGCAGGAAAG GTCCTGGACCGGGTCTCGGTTCCGGTAGTGTGAAAAGTCAGCAGCAGTTCCACAGGAACGCGGCGCCTCAGATGTCCCAGAGCGTGGAGAACATGCAGCAGATGAAGAAACTCATGGAGCAGGAGCTGAAGAGCGACAAATTCAAATCTAACAACAATAAGGGCTACGTCTTCACCCTCATGCCCATCTACGCCATCGGTGTCGGGCTCTTCGCTGCGTATAAGTTTCTGAAG ataAAGTCTGCAAGTGATTCTGAAGCTCAAAAAGCCAAAACAACTCGAGGAGTGAAGAAATCAGCGGAGACAG AGAATCAGCTGAACGAGCTGGAGCAGAGACTGGCTCAGACCGAGAAGATGCTCAACTCCATCCTGACCCAGCTGGACCCGCTTACCAACTG TGTGAAGTCTGTTGCCATGGAGCAGAAGAACGAGATCATGTCGCAGCTGCAGTGCATTCGGCAGATAATGAAGAAGAGAGGCATGGAGTGTCCAAACATCAGGATAGAAG AGCCCACATGTGAGCGCAATCTAGACAGACTCATCGAGACTTTGGCCGCAGCCGAAGCGCTTCCAGAAACTCGTGTGGAATCACGAACACATGCTGAAACACAGCCACATGATCAGCGAGAGCTCAGGCCTGAGTCTGAGGGAGAGGATGAGGATGAGGAGAACAAACCCACGGCAGAAGAGGAAGATGTGGGAAGCGAGAGTGACTCTAGTATGCCGTCCCTCGAGGACTCGGCCGACGTCGGTTTAGATGATCCTGCAGTCGCTCAGAAACTTCCAGAGGAGCTGGCGGCTGGATTACGAAGACGCAACAGGCTTGAGTAA